CGGGGTTCGACGGCACCAGCTACCTGCGCGACCCCGTGCCGTCCCTCGCCACCGTGCGGCTGCCGCTGGCGCGCATGGGCGCGATGGCGCTCGACCTGGCCCTCACCGACGAAGACGCGCCCCGGCGGCAGCACGTCTCCGGAGAGGTGGTGCTGCGCGACAGCGTCGGCCCCCCGGCATGGGCGTCCTCCGCCGCGTACGCGCCCTCCGCGCCCGTTGAGCCCGCTAACCCGTCAGCGGCGTCGCCGGAGGCTCGTCCAGCCCGCCCTTGACGACGAGCCGCACCAGCGCCTTGGACAGCGGGTGCGCCGTCAGCGCGATCTGCCACTCGCGCGCCCCGAGCTCCCGCAGCCGGGCCGACACCCCCTCGTCGCCGAGGTCGGCCGGCGGCTCCCAGGTCAGGCGGCGGATCGTCTCCGGCTGGAGCAGGTTCTCCGTGGGCATGTGGTGGGCGTCGGCGAGCGCGGCCACCGCGGCGCGGGCCGCGGCCAGGCGCTTGGCCGCGGCCGGGTCGCGGTCGGCCCAGCGGTTGGCGGGCGGCGGGCCGTCGCCGGGCCCGGTCGGCTGGGGGAGCTGCGACTCCGGCAGCGCCCGCGCCCGTCCGACGGCGTTCAGCCACTCGCGCAGATGGCGCCGCGCGCTGCGCCCGGTGAACGGCGCGATCTCGGTCAGCGCCTTGGTCGTGCGCGGCTGCTCCAGGGCGGCGGCGACGATCGCCGAGTCCGGCAGCACGCGGCCGGGGGCGAGGTCGGCGGTGCGGGCCAGCTCGTCGCGCAACGTCCACAGCTCGCGCACCACGGCCAGCCCGCGCAGGTTGCGCACCCGGTGGATGCCGGACGTCCGCCGCCAGGGGTCGGTGCGCGGCGGCGAGGGGGGAGTGGCCAGGATCGCGGCGAACTCCTCCTGGGCCCAGGCCAGCTTGCCGTCGGCGGCCAGCTCCTCGTGGAGCTTGTCGCGCAGCTCGACGAGCACCTCGACGTCGAGCACGGCGTAGCGGAGCCAGTCCTCGGGCAGGGGGCGCTGCGACCAGTCGGCGGCCGAGTGCCCCTTCTCCAGGCGCAGGCCGAGGACGTTCTCGACCATCGTGCCGAGGCCCACCCGCTCGTAGCCGAGCAGGCGCCCGGCCAGCTCGGTGTCGAAGAGGGCGCGCGGGACGAAGCCCAGCTCGGCCAGGCAGGCCAGGTCCTGCGTGGCGGCGTGCAGGACGATCTCGGCGCCGGCGAGTGCCGCGTCGAGTTCGGACAGGTCGGGGCAGGAGATCGGGTCGATGAGCACGCTGCCCGCCCCGGCGCGGCGTAGCTGCACCAGGTAGGCCCGGCCGCTGTAGCGGTAGCCCGAGGCGCGCTCGGCGTCCACGGCCACCGGTCCGGTGCCGCCCGCGAACGCGCGGACGGCCGCCGCGAGCGCGGCGGCGTCCTCGATGACCGGCGGGATGCCCTCACGGGGTTCCAGAAGCGGCACTACCTCGGATGCGGGGATGATTTCGTCGTCGGTCACGTCCTGAAGGGCTCCGGGTCTTCTCGACGCGCGGACCGCGGCGGGAGGGCCGCGACGTCAGGTGGCAGGGGTGGGATGCCCGCCGCGAGGCACATCAGGTCACACCAGGCGGCGACGTGGGCCGAGAGGTCCTCCTCCAGGGGGGACCACGACGCGCGCAGCTCCAGCTCGGTGGTGATCGGATCGGCGGCCTTGTTGCCGAAGCCCTCGGACACGGCGCGGGTCACGGTGCCGCCGGCCGCGGCGTACCCGGCCCCGTGGGACTCGAGGGACTCGGTCAGCCAGCTCCACGCCACGGGCCCGAGCATCGGGTCGGAGGTGATCTCCGGCTCCATGTCGGCGCGGACGTAGGCGACCAGGCGGAACGGGCCGTCCCAGCCGCGCTGGCCGTCGGGGTCGAACAGCATGATCAGCCGGCCGACGGCGAGCTCGTCGTCGCCGCGGTAGACCGACCCGCCGACCGCGCCGGAGTAGGGGGCCAGCCGCTGCGGCGCGGGGATGTCCTCCAGCTCGATCTCGGGCCTGACCTCGGCGGGACGCAGGCTCGCGAGGGCCCGCCTGAACGCTGCGGGGGCCGGCGGCGCGTCACCGATGGTCATGATGGCAGCGTAGGCCGGAACGGGTGGTGCCGGGAACAGGGGGGTATGCACGGAAAACATCGGTGGTGATCAAGCCCTCGTCACCGGGGCGCCACCACGCTCCGCACAGCTCCGGACGTGGCGTTCGTCGTGCCCGTGACGGCGGGCCGGCCACGTGGGCCGCCCGTGGCGCCGTCCGCGTTTCGCGCGATCTCCCCGTACTCCGCGTTCCTTGTGTTCTCCGCGCATTCCGCGCACAGTGCGGTGCTCGGAGGAACTCCACATCGCGGTCATCGCCGGGCCTTTCGTCGGATCCCAAGATCGAGAGTTCGCGCGGACAGGACTGGGCGCCGCCTGGCCGGCGCTCCCCCGCGGGCCTTGTCCGTGAACTCGAGGCTGGTCCGACGTTGACACGTCACGGCGACATTTCCCCGCAACGCGCTCGGCGTGTCCCGAAAGTGGTCACCGAATCGACGCCGCGCGGTGATTTGACGAACATTTGAACCAGCCGCGACATGATCACGGACCTCTCGTGAGACGTACTGTACCCGCGCCTGGGAGCGGGTTGACGAGGCCAGCCCTCCGCCGCGGGCCACGACCGGGCCGTCGAACCAGACATAGTGTACGGATCGCGGCCATCATCATCATGACCGGACATCCGCCCGGGAAATATCGTTTTCGCGGCAAGCTTTGGTATGGCCGCCGGGAAGCCCGCCGCCGTCCGGGAATCCGGCCTCCGGCACCTTCGGTCTGCGTGCGCGGGCGCGCGAATGCGCACGCGGGCGGTAGGTGGGCCGGCACCCGGTCATGGCACCCTGGAGGGGTGAATCCCGAGACCGACGAGTCAGCCTTCATCCGCGCCTGCCGGCGACTGCCCGTGCCGCACACCCCCGTCTGGTACATGCGGCAGGCGGGCCGGTCGCTTCCCGAATACCGCGCGGTCCGCGCCGACGTGCCGATGCTCACCGCGTGCGCGACGCCGGACCTGATCGTGGAGATCACGATGCAGCCCGTGCGCAGGTACGGCGTGGACGCGGCGATCTTCTTCAGCGACATCGTCGTGCCGCTCAAGGCCATCGGGGTCGACCTGGACATCAAGCCCGGCGTGGGCCCGGTCATCGCCGATCCGATCCGCGACCGCCAGGGGCTCGCCGCGCTGCGCCCCCTGGAGCCCGGCGACGTCCCCTACGTCACCGAGGCCGTCCAGGCGCTCGCCAAGGAGCTCGGGCCCATCCCCCTGATCGGCTTCGCGGGCGCGCCGTTCACGCTGGCGTCCTACCTCATCGAGGGCGGGCCGTCCAAGAACCACGACCACACCAAGGCCATGATGTACGGCGAGCCGGAGCTGTGGCACGCGCTCATGGAGCGCCTCACCGACATCACGGTGGCCCACCTGCGCGTGCAGGCCGACGCCGGAGCCTCGGCGCTCCAGCTCTTCGACTCCTGGGTCGGCGCGGTCGCGCCCGGCGACTACCGCGAGTTCGTCCTGCCCTACACCAGCCGCATCTTCGCGAGCCTCGCCGACCTCGACGTCCCGCGCATCCACTTCGGCGTCGGCACCGGCGAACTGCTCGGGCTGCTCGGCGAGGCCGGCGCCGACGTCGTCGGCGTCGACTGGCGCGTGCCCCTCCAGGAGGCCGCCGTGCGCGTCGGCCCCGGCAAGGCGCTGCAGGGCAACCTCGACCCCGCCGTGCTGCTCGCCCCGTGGGAGGCCATCGAGCGCCGGGCCCGCGAGGTCCTGGCCGGCGGGCGCGCGGCCGAGGGGCACGTGTTCAACCTCGGCCACGGCGTGCTGCCGAACACCGACCCCGACCGGCTCGCCCGCCTCACCGACCTCGTCCACGAGTCCACCGCCCGCTGAAGCCGCCGGACCACCCCAAGGAGGCGGGCCCGCATACCTGGGCGATCCCCCGGCCGCGCCGTCGGCGACCCGGCCGGGCCGAGTCGCCGACGGCGGCCCACTGCTCGCCGGCGGCTCGCGCGCGGGGGCCGGCCCAGGGGATCCCGCGCCGGCCGGGACTACGGGGCGGGCACCCCGGTGTCAGGCCCCGCGGCCGCCTGCTCGCGCTGGTCAGGGGAAGCGCCGTCGTCCTCGCCGCCGCGTGCGGACGCCGCCGCGCGACGCCTGGAGGGCCGTCGCACGAGCACGACCGCGAACCACAGCGCCGCCAGCACGACGAGCCAGGGGAGCAGCGCGCCCAGCACCATCAGCGCCACCTTCGCGCTGTTCACCATGGCGCGCCAGCCGTCCCGCAGCCCGCTCAGGAAGCCCTGGTCCTCCGGCTCCGGCTCGGTGACCACGGCGGCGGGCCCGATGAGGCGCAACGTCAGCGTGGCGGCGGCCGTCTGCGCGGCCAGGGCCTTCTGGCGGGCCTGCAGCGACTCGAGGTCGGCCTCGCGGGAGGAGATCTCGCGCTCGACCGACAGGACCTCTCCGATGGTCTTGGCCTTGCCGAGCAGCGTGCGGAGCTGACCCAGGGACGCCTGCGCCGACTTCAGCCGGCTCTCGACGTCGGCGACCTGCTCGGTCACGTCCTCGGTGGTCTGGCGCAGCGACTCGCGCTCGCCGAGGTCCTTGCCGAGCTGGGCGACGACGCGCTGGTACGCGTCCGGGGGGATCTTGAAGACCAGCGTCGCGTCCCCGTGCCGTCCGGACGAGGACGACTCCTCGCTGTCCAGGCGCCCGCCCGCGGCGGTGACGATCCGCTTGGCGTTCTCGGCGGCCGCGGTGACGTCCTTGGCGCGGACCGTCATCTCGCCCGTGTAGACGATCGTCCGCGTGGGCCCGGCGATCTCCACGCCGGGGCCGGTCCCGGTGGCGGCCTTCGTCCGCCCGGCCGCGGGCTCGCGCCGGGCGGCCTCTCCCGAGCCTCCGCTCTGGTCGGCGCTCTCGACCTGGACCGCGGGCACCGGCGCCCCGGCCGGAGCCCGGTCGCTGGTGGCGATGGAGCCGCGGTCGCCGCCGCCGCAGCCCGACAGCAGGAGGCCGGCCACCACGAAGGCCGCCGGCAGCGCCGTGCGGCACCGTAATCTGCTCATGCCTTGTTGACGGGCGCGGAGTGCCCCTGGTTGGGCGGCGCGCGTCACAATGCCGTCACGGTCCCCGGCGCCCGGGCCGCGGGGCCGTTCGTGGCCCGGTGGGGACGGCCGTCCACAGGCCCGGCCGGATCGGGACGCGTCGTCCACAGCAGGCCCGGCCGCCGCGCGGGGCGGCGACGCCGGCGGGTAACGTCTTGGGGCATGGAAGGCACTCGGCGGCACGTCGTGATCGTGGGCGGGGGAATCGCGGGTCTGGCGGCGGCGTGGCATCTGCGCCAGGAGGGCGACGGCCTCGCCGTCACCGTCCTCGACGGCGCCCCGCGGATCGGCGGCAAGCTCCGCGTCTCCGAGATCGCGGGCGTCCCCGTCGACGAGGGAGCCGAGGCCATGCTCGCCCGCCGCCCCGAGGGCCGCGAGCTCGCCCGCGCCGCCGGGCTGGGCGACGAGCTGGTCCACCCCGCGTCCGTCGGCGCCGCCGTCTGGAGCAGGGGCGCGCTGCGCGCCATGCCGAAGGGCCAGGTCATGGGCGTCCCCGCCGACCTCGGTGAGCTGGCCCGCTCGGGCATCCTCTCCCCGGCCGGCCTCGCCCGCGTCCCCGCCGACCAGATCCTCCCGGCCACGCTCATCACCTCCGACGTCTCCGTGGCCGCCTACATCCGGGCCCGCATGGGCGGCGAGGTCGTCGACCGCCTGGTCGAGCCGCTGCTCGGCGGCGTGTACGCGGGCCGCTCCGAGTCCCTCTCACTGGACGCGACCATGCCGCACGTCGCGGCCGTGGCCCGCACCGAGCGATCCCTGCTGAAGGGCGCCCGCGCCATCGTCGGCGACGCGCCCAAGGACGCCGGTCCGGTCTTCACGACGCTCAAGGGGGGCCTCGGCGGCCTGCCCGAGGCCGTCGCCCGCGCCTCGGGCGCCGAGATCAGGACCGGCGTCATGGTGCGCGAGCTGCGGCGCACGGCCGAGGGCTGGCGCCTGGTGACCGGCCCTACCAGGGCGCCCGAGACGATCGAGGCCGACGCCGTGGTGGTCGCGGTCCCGGCGCCCGCCGCGGGCCGGCTGCTCGCCTCCGACGTCCCCAAGGCCGCCGCCGAGCTCTCCCGCGTCGAGTACGCCAGCATGGCGATCGTCACCCTGGCCTACCCGCGCGCCGCGTTCCCCGAGCCGCCCTCCGGCAGCGGCTACCTGGTGCCGCCGGTCGAGGGCCGTCCCGTCAAGGCCGTCACGTTCAGCACGGTCAAGTGGCCTCATCTCGCCGAGGCCGATCCCGGCGTGCTGGTCCTGCGCTGCTCGATCGGCCGCCTCGGCGAGGAGTTCATGCTCCAGCGCGACGACGACGAGCTGGTGGCGCTCGCGATGAACGAGATGGCCGAGATCATGGGCGTGCGCGGCCTTCCCCTCGACACCCGGGTCACCCGATGGGGCGGCGCCCTGCCGCAGTACGAGGTCGGCCACCTGGACCGGGTGGCCCGCGTCCGGGCGGCCGTCGCGGTCCAGCCGGGCCTGGCCGTCTGCGGGGCCGCCTACGACGGCCTCGGGGTCCCCGCCTGCGTCGCCTCGGCCCGCGCCGCGGCGGCGAGCGTCCTCGCCTACTTCGCCGACCACCACGACGAACGAACCGGGCGCCGGCCGCGACACCGGGACCAGATCAAGCCCGCCCCCGGCCCCCACTGACCCAACGCCCCCCACATCACCCGCCACCGGCCCGCCCCTTACCGGCTGGACACCGCCCCACCCCTCACCAGCCGGACACGTCGCCTCCTCACCGGACCGGGGGCGTGGCGAAGGGTTCCGGGGGCGGTCTGGGGGAGGGGGCGGGACGGAGTGGTGCGGGCGGGTGGTTGGGTTGTGGTAGGAGCAGTGTTCTGATGGAAGGCGAGTGCGTTCAGTGACGGAGAGCAGTCCGCGGCCGAAGGCCCGCGATCTCAACCAGGTCATCCGCTACACCATGTGGTCGGTCTTCCGGGCGCGCGATCCTCTGCAGGGCGACCGGCAGCAGTTGGCGCACGAGGTCGAGGCCGTGTTCACGCAGGCCGCGGAGAAGGACGTCGTGACCCGCGGCGCGTACGAGGTGGCGGGTTTCCGGGCCGACGCCGACTACATGTTCTGGTGGCACGCCTCGACACCGGAGGATCTCCAGGAGGTCTACGGCCGCTTCCGGCGCACCACCGTCGGCCGCGCCGGCGAGCCGGTGTGGTCGGTCATGGCGCTGCACCGCCCGGCGGAGTTCAACAAGTCGCACATCCCGGCGTTCCTGGCCGAGGAGGAGCCGCGCGGCTACGTCTGCGTCTACCCCTTCGTGCGCTCCCTGGAGTGGTACCTCCTGGAGGACTCCGAGCGCCGGGCCATGCTCGCCGAGCACGGCAAGATGGCGCGCGACTACCCCGACGTGCGGGCCAACACGGTGTCGTCGTTCGCGCTCAACGACTTCGAGTGGATCCTCGCCTTCGAGGCCGACGAGCTGCACCGCATCGTGGACCTGATGCGCCACCTGCGCGGGGCCACGGCCCGCAGGCACACCCGGCTGGAGATTCCCTTCTACACCGGCACGCGCAAGCCGCTGGAGGAGCTGCTGGCCGCGCTGCCGTAGCGTCGAATCTGCATAAAGCGGACAACTGTCACCGAAGCCCCAAACGTCGCCATGTCTGATATTGCTGGAACAAGTCACGCGCGTTCCTGATCTTTGGCATACTCAGGTTGATTCCGGTGTCGACGTGAGGCAGACGGTGAACAGGGGCATAGGGGTGGCGCGTTCCAAGCGCGGGGGTCATCGGCGCCGCAGGACGGGTCGGGTGCTGGTACTGGAGGTCTTCTCGGGCGCGACCGCCGTCGCGGTCGTCGGCCTGGCCGTGGGCGGAGTGCTGGCCCGTCCGGGGGACCGTGCGGCCGCGGCGCCCGTGCCGTTCCCGGCCGCCGTCTCGCCGGGCGTGAACGCCGCGGCCGTCCCCGGCGACCCGGGCGGCGCGGAGGTGACGGCCGCGAGCGCGGGCTCGGCGAAGAAGGCCGAGAAGAAGCGGCGCGACGCCGAGGAGAAGGCCTCCGGGCCGTCCAAGCACACCGACGCCAAGGCCGTCACCTACTTCAAGGAGCGCTGGTCGGGCGACAAGGCCGTCAAGCGCATCACCGACATCAGGTCGGGGGGGAAGTACCTGCGCATCTACACCAACCTCCCCGAGTCTGCGCACAACTCCAAGGCCGCGCTGGACCTGTGCAAGCGGGGCATGGAGTATCTCCTGCAAGAGATGGGCGACCAGAGCCCGGTGGTGTTCGTCCAGGCCCGGTACGGCCAGAACGGCAACCCCGTCCTCGCCAACATCCTCGGCCCCGGCGACACCTCCTGCCGCCTCAGCGCCCCGCGCCCGCGCTGACGCTCCGCGGCCCGCGCGGGCGGGCCGCGACGGTGTGGTGTTCCCGTGACGGCGCCGGGGCCGGGCCGCGCATAGGCTGAAGGCATGGAAAAGGTGGTCAAGAGCGACGCCGAGTGGCGCGTCCAGCTGTCCCCCGAAGAGTTCCACGTGCTGCGCGAGGCGGGCACCGAGCGCGCGTTCACGGGCGAGTACGTCGACACCAAGGTCGAGGGCGTCTACTCCTGCCGCGCCTGCGGCGCCGAGCTGTTCCGCTCCGACGGCAAGTTCGAGTCCCACTGCGGGTGGCCCTCGTTCTTCGAGCCGTCGAAGTCGGAGGCGGTGACGCTGGTCGAGGACCGCTCGCACGGCATGGTGCGGGTCGAGGTGCGCTGCGCCCGCTGCGACTCCCATCTCGGGCACGTCTTCCACGGCGAGGGGTACCCGACGCCCACCGACGACCGGTACTGCATCAACTCGATCTCCCTGCGCCTCGAACCGGCCGGCTGACGGCCCGGTAGCCCTCCGTCGAGCGGGGCGGGCCGTCGGCGGCGGCCCGCCCCGCAGGCGCGTCCACGGGCCCATCCGGGAGTGATCGCGTGCCTGCGAAGAGTAATGAGGGGTGCTTGAGCGTGCCACGGGAGGGTAGACCCGAAACGGGGGTGTGACACCCGCAGACTCTGGTTCCGTTCCGTCTGGAGCTCTGTGCACATACGCCACAGGTGGGAGACCATCGAGGCCATCGGCCAGGTGGTGACCCAGCGTTGCAAGATCTGTGGCAAGACCCGGGTACGGGTGATGAAGCACCCGAAACCCCCTGAAACGCCGCCCTGAATGCCAGAACCGACTACTCCGGCGGTTCCCCGCGCGTCATCGCGGGACGCCCCCCGGCGCCCCCGGTTTCCGGACCGCCGCCGAGCCGATCGCGGGCCGGCCGATGCCCGGCCGCTTTCTGTCGCCCCGGCAAGGTACGGTCGGAACCATGGCGTCGCCGTTCATCGAGCTCAATGTCGGGGACCGGGTCATCAAGGTCACGAACCCGGACAAGATCTATTTCCCCGAGATCGGGGCGACCAAGCGCGAGCTGGTCGAGTACTACCTGTCCGTGGGCGACGGCGCGCTGCGCGCCCTCAGAGACCGGCCCACCTACCTCAAGCGCCACCCGGACGGCGTCGCCACCGAGGCGATCTACCAGAAGCGCATCCCCCCGAAACACCCCGACTGGCTCCAGACCGTCAAGATCCGCTTCCCGAGCGGCCGCTCGGCCGACGCCCTGCGGGTCACCGAGCTGGCCGCGATCGCCTACTGCGCCAACCTGGCCACGATCGACTTCCACCCCTGGCCCACCCGCGCCGACGACGTCGAGCATCCCGACGAGCTGCGCATCGACATCGACCCCCAGCCCGGCACCGGCTTCGACGAGGCCCGCGTCACCGCGTTCGCCGTCCGCGACGTCCTCGACGAGCTCGGCATGCGCGGCTTTCCCAAGACCTCCGGCACCCGCGGCATCCACATCAACGTGCGCATCGAGCGCCGCTGGTCGTTCACCGAGGTCCGCCAGAGCGCCATCGCCCTGGCCCGCGAGGTCGAGCGTCGCCGCCCCGACCTCGCCACCACCGCCTGGTGGAAGGAGGAACGCGGCGAGAAGGTCTTCATCGACTACAACCAGAACGCCCGCGACCGCACCATCGCCAGCGCCTACTCCGTGCGCGCCCGCCCGCACGCCCCCGTCTCCACCCCGGTGACCTGGGAGGAGCTGGCCGACGTCGACCCGCGCGACTTCGACATCCGCACGGTGCCGCCGCGCTTCGCCCGGCTCGGCGACGTCCACGGAGAGATCGACGACCGCGCCTTCACGATCGAGCCGCTGCTGGAGTGGTACGCCAAGGACGAGCGCGGCGACATGCCGTACCCGCCCAACTACCCCAAGATGCCCGGCGAGCCGCCGCGCGTACAGCCCTCACGGGCCCGTCCCCAGGCGGAGGACGCCGGCTGAGCGCGGGGCGGCTCAGCCGAAGACGATGTGCCAGCCGAACCAGGCGAGGAAGCCGAGCAGCGCCGCGCTGGTGGCGAGCCGCCAGTGTTTCACCGGCCTGATGCCGAGCCACTCGCGCAGCCGCTCCGACAGCGTGTCGCCCTCCTGCTTGGTGAGCAGCGCCCACGTCTCCAGGATGGCGAACGACCCCACCGCCAGGCCGGCCCACCACAGCCACACGGTGTTCATCGGCTTCACCGCCTGTCGGTTCCGCGCCTTGTCGGCCCGTCGCCCGCGGCCGGGGCTGGCCGCGCGGGCGACACCACAATAACCGCCCGGCAAGCCCTGGACGGAGGGCCTTTCCGGGGAATTCATCCCAAGTCCGGTCGCTTGAGCCGCACCGGGAGAGCAGGTGCGGATCAGGAGCGGAACAGGGCCTCGGCGAGGGCGCGGTAGCCGTCCAGGGGGTCCTGGCCGGGCGGGGTCACGAGCTGGATGTTCACGTGGTCGGCGCCCGCGGCGAGGTGGGCGTCCACGCGCCGCTTGATCGCGGACGGGTCGCCCAGCGCGACCACCGCCTCGATGAGCCGGTCACTGCCCCCGCCCGACAGGTCCTCGTCGCCGAACCCGAGCCTGCGCAGGTTGGCCACGTAGTTCGAGAGGCTCAGGTACGGCGCCACGGCCTGCCGGGCGACCGCCAGCGCCTCCCGCGGGTCGTCCGACACGACGACCTTCTGCTCGGGCGCGAGCAGCGGCCCCGCGCCGAGGATCTCGCGGGCCTGCCGCGTGTGCTCGGGGGTGGTGAGGTAGGGGTGGGCCCCGGCGCTCCGCGCGCCCGCCAGCCGCAGCACCCGCGGCCCGAGCGCGGCCAGCGCCCTGCCCTCCACCGGCACCCCGGCCGCGTCCAGGCCGTCGAGGTAGGCGGTCAGCGCCTCGTACGGCTTGGCGTAGCGCGCGGTGGCCTCACGGTGCCCGGCGCCGACGCCGAGCAGGAACCGCCCCGGGTGGGCGGCGGCGATCCGCCGGTAGGCGGCCCCGACGGCGGCGGCGTCGTCGTTCCAGATGTTGACGATGCCGGTGGCGACGGTGAGCGTGGAGGTCGCCGCGAGCAGCTCGTCCACCTCGCGCAGGTCGCCGCCGGGGGAGCCGCCGAGCCAGATCGCGCCGTAGCCGAGCTCCTCCAGCGCGGACGCCAGGGCGGGCGTGACCTGCTCGTCGGCGCGCCGCCACACCCCCACCTCGCCGAGCGCGGGCCATGTCGTCATGCTGCTCCTTCACGGTCGGTCGGTCACCCGGGAGCGCGCTCGCCGGGGAGGGCGTTCCCGATCATCAGGTGTCAGTGCCAACCCTGCCATGCGAGCGGCCATTCCCGGCGGCGCGCCGGCTCCGTGCGGCACGCCCGCGGGGCGTCAGGCCTTGCGCCTGTCGGGCAGGTCGGCCCCGGTCGCGACGTCGGCGTGCAGGGACATGGTGGCCGCCGCGCGCCGTACGGCGCCGACCGGCACGGTCGGGACGAGCCGGTCGAGGAAGGCGTAGCGGCGGGCCAGGGACTCGACGTAGGCGCCGCCGTGCCCCGCGGCCTCCCGCACGTCGTGCCACCAGTCCGCGATGTCCCCCCAGCCGGGCGCGGCCAGCGACCCGCCGAACTGCTGCACGGCCAGCGCCGAGCAGACCCCCGCGAACGCCAGCCGGTCGGCCAGCGGCCAGCGCGCCAGCGTCCCCAGCACGAGGCCCGCGCCGAACACGTCGCCCGCGCCCGTCGGGTCCAGCGCGGTGACCCGCAGGGCGGGCACGTACGCCTCCTCGCCGGTGGTGGAGTCGATGGCCATCGCGCCGTTGGCGCCGTCGGTCACCACGGCCAGCGGCACCCGGTCGGCGATCGCGTACAGCGCCTCGCGGGGCGTGTCGGTGTGGGTGTAGGCCATGGCCTCGACGGCGTTCGGCATGAAGGCGTGGCACACCTCCAGCTGGTCGAGCAGGGAGGGGGCCCAGGTCTCGGAGGGGTCCCAGCCGACGTCGGCGAAGACCAGCGCGCCGTCCTTGCGCGCCAGGTCGGCCCAGGTGCCGGAGTCGGAG
The Sphaerisporangium krabiense genome window above contains:
- a CDS encoding PfkB family carbohydrate kinase; this translates as MSVQSYDPLAALRTPGGPEFDVFTAGTVFLDIVFTGLQAMPAAGTEVWAEGMGSCPGGIANLAIAASRLGLRTSMAAAFGDDDYAAFNWRILSEQESVDLSRSRRFRQWHSPVTVSMAVNRDRSMVTHGHPPPMGATEMIGRPPRSSAVIAPLSVEEPLGSSDSGTWADLARKDGALVFADVGWDPSETWAPSLLDQLEVCHAFMPNAVEAMAYTHTDTPREALYAIADRVPLAVVTDGANGAMAIDSTTGEEAYVPALRVTALDPTGAGDVFGAGLVLGTLARWPLADRLAFAGVCSALAVQQFGGSLAAPGWGDIADWWHDVREAAGHGGAYVESLARRYAFLDRLVPTVPVGAVRRAAATMSLHADVATGADLPDRRKA